The following is a genomic window from Strigops habroptila isolate Jane chromosome 18, bStrHab1.2.pri, whole genome shotgun sequence.
CTCTGAATGAAGCAGCCAATGAAGCTGAGATGCTTCATTCCTGGGGACAATCTCTGCTGCAAAGGGCAGTGGAAGGACCCTGCTTATACCCtccaagaggcagcagcactgggagcccagcagctccttgaCTGGGAGCCTGGTTTTCATGGGAGCATAGGAAGAAGGTTGGTTCTGCAGGTGAAGGACCAGCATTAGGGCACTAAGATGTCCCAATCCACGTGCCCCACTCTCTCCTCCACCCTTACCTGCCGATCGCAGAGGTCTATTTTGTTCCCAAGCACGACCATGGGGAAATCTTGCTCCCTTGGAATCACCTTCTCCAGAAAATCATCTCTCCAGTTGTCCAGGGACTCAAAGGACTCCCTGTCTGTCACGTCAAAAGCCAGCATGCAGCCGTCTGAGCCTTTGTAAAAGGTGGACACCATGGATCGGAATCGCTCCTGTCCCCCTGTGTCCCAGATCTAGGGCAGAGAAGGACACAGGTACAGACACACGTcaccagcagccctgtgccatgTTAAACTCAGGGGAGCAGCTTCAGGGAGTGCTGAGCCCCCCAAACTCATGTGGGATTGCTCATGGAGGCTGAAAACCAGGCCCTGCGAACCCAGCCCCGTGCCCCATGACAGTGGTAGGCACCTGGGGACATGAGGGCACAGTGGGACACATGGCTCACCTGCAGCTTCAGGGAGGTGTTGTCCACCTCGAGGACCTTGGTGAGGATGCTGGCGCCCAGCGTGGTGCGGTAGTCCTCATAAAACATCTTGTGCACGTACTGGTGCAGGAGGGAGGTTTTGCCCACACTGGCGGGAGGGAAGGGacagagaatcacagagtggtttgggttggaagggacattaaagctcctccagttccaaccccctgccatgggcagggacacctcacactagagcaggttgcccaaggctctgtccaacctggccttgaatactgccagggatggggcagccacagcttctctgggcaccctgtgccagcgcctcagcaccctcacagggaagagcttctgcctaagatctaacctgaacttcctctgttccagtttgaacccatcaccgcttgtcctgtcactacagtcccctTCAAAGCCAGGCTTAAGGGGTTGCTGGCAGCAAGGACAGGGGCTGCCCCAGGCTCCGCTGTGCTTCCCTCCCATCGCCAGCACCACTCCTTACCCCAGTGCTCCGATGATGATTATCTTCAGATCCACCTTCTTGCTGGCATCCATGGACAGACCCTTTGGGACAAAAGGGAGACACGGAGCTGTAGGGATGGGGCCGGCTCCCACTGGCTCCCCATggcctctccctgctcccaccccgACCACACCGTCCACAACACGCCAGCACCATCCCGTGCTCACTTCCCGATGGTTTTGGGAGCAGAAAGCCCTGTGCTGAGCCTGGCCCATGCTGCAGCCTGGAACCGGCTCCTGAGGTGCCAGTGCACGTCCAGACACGCCACCCCGCTGCACCAGAGCACACCATGAAGAGCAGCTAAGAGCAAttccctgcctgtccctctcCCTCGGAAGTGCCATCGCACCCCCTAAACCCGGCAcacaccggggggggggggggggccctgCGGAAAAGTACTTTTATTAAAGGAGTCTGGAATTCCCTGGgctcccccagcacagcccagggatGCCGGGAGCACCCCGAAAGGCTCCCCAAAAGCTACATCGCCATCCTTGGTGTCCCATGTGCTCTGTGCCCGGCCATCCCTGGGGACAAGCATCCTCCCGCCTGCCCTGTCCGCATGGCTCTGTGCAGATGGAAACACTGACAGCCTCATCCCTGCATTTTCCCGGATGTGTTGGCCAGTCCCTCGCCGTTCCCACTCGGCACATCCCCCCTGCCTGGGCAGTGGGGTCCAGGCTCTCCCGCACCCCTCTCCCACCACATCCCGGCTGCTGGCATCATCCTTGGCACAGGCAGCGCCTCGTGTCTCAGCACACACAAACTTTCCAGTCCTTTTGCCAGCGTTCTCGGAGCTTTCAACTCAAAATGGAGTTTCCcagccctttttttccctgccgGCTGTTGCTCCACGTTCCCGTGCTCAGCCCCGGGGGCCGCGGGGATGGGGGGCACCGCGCTTACCTGCCGGGGCATCCGTGTGTCGGGTGGCCGAGGCTCCGGGCTCCGCTCCAGCCGGCGGCGCCGGGGAGGGAAGAGGCGAGAGAGGAGGATCCAGGGAAGGGATTCCCGCCCGGGGAAGGCGGCTGCGGGGCCCCGCGCCGTGACATCAGCAGAAAGGGGCCGAGATGCCGCCGGAGCCACGGGCGGGCGCTGGGATTCACGCACCGCTCCCCTCGGACCCGGGATCGTTTAACCCGGGACCCGCGGTCCTGCTCGGGGGTGATTTAGGGCTGAGCCATTGGCAGCATCCCCGCGGGAGCCACCCCGGACTTTGCTCAGGCAGCTCCCACAGGGATGGGATAAGAGGCTTTGGGAGCTGGGGACACCGGGGGACGGCGGCAGGAGCGAGGTGGGGCTGGGGTTTGGACCCCAgaggtggggagcaggggggcAGGGTCCCTTGGAAGGTGTTGTgggctctgcagctcctttgTCAGGCAGGAGAGGGGCAGGGTGGGAAGCAGGAGCATTCGCAGCCCTAGATTGTGCTTTTCCACTGTCTGCCCTcgtttctgttgggttttttccctataAACATCCCCTGTGGGATCTCCGGGGAGATTCGCTGCACTCAGCAGGACAAACGTTCTCCTCCTATTTCCCACGTGTAATTCTGGGACCTGTCTGgccagaaaaatctgttttttcccccacaggGCAGGCGCTGGGAGGAGCTGGGATGAGCAGCAGAAGCTCCTGAGCCGGTTCTCACCGGTGGTGGGTGAAGGCTGATGTTTCCCTGGAGCAGCTCTCTCCTAATCCCTGTTTTCAGCCTGTTTCCATCGTGCTGCTTCACCTTTGCCCTTGCAGCCAGACTTCGTTGTCCGACCTCTCCCCTGACTACTTGTGCCCTCGTTCCTCTCCTTGTGCCCCTCCAAGCCTGGTGTGATGGAGGTTGCTCACCCAGTCAGATGATCCTTGCCTCTCCCCGCTGGTGGGGATGGGGTTTGCAGTTGCATTGCTAAGCTGATGCCTGCAGCCACTTCTGCTTTTGGGCAGGAGGGGCTGTGCCCAGCGGGGAGCCCAGCACCGGCTCCAGCTTTGCTTGGTTTCACAAGAAAAGGGATTTTCCCAAAGCTCCTGCTCTTGCCATTGCTCCTGGTGTGAGCTGCACCCTGGATGGAGGCAGCGGGAGCCGTGGTGGAGAGGAGGTGATGGCCGAGAcgctgctcagcagctcctgcaacCACAGCTCCAATCCTGCCCTGGTGCTTCACCAAGTCAGCACTTCTGAGGAACAAGAGCGTGGGTTTTGTGCCCTGTGACTATGAGGAAGGTCTCGCAGCTGGGAGACCATGAACGCAGGCTGGGGTCTGCCACATCCTGAGGACAGGCTCATGTGGATGGGGAGAGGTCGGGCTATGACAgtgagggaaggggaagaaagcaaaaggcattGGAAGGACTAAACTTCCCTATGGATTTTCAGCCATCTCTGCTCCCcggctgcagcaggagatgggTTGCTCCCTATTGGAATGCTCAGTATTTGTTGGAGCAGCATCCCCTGAGCATCTACCATGTGTGGGTATAGAAGGAGATGATGCCCCAAACCTGCCAAGGTGCCTCTGGATGCTCTGGTGTCCCAGAAGCACATGGCATTGAGCATTCCTGGTCCAGTCCAGGCCTGGAGATACTGAGTGGTCTTTGTCATGCTGGGGAAGCTGGATGCtcctttgctgcctgcagctgcagtgatgGGTTGGTGCCCAGCAGCACCTTGGTGTGCTAAGAGTTAAGCTCCAAGAGGGAGTTGAGACCTTTgtccagcagccccagcaccttATCTTCTAGTGCTGCCTGGGGAAAGCGCAGCTGAGGTGAAGTCAATACAGGAACTGGTTTCAGAAGCCATATGCTGGTCAGTGGCACAATCGATCCTCTTGAGTAAGgcagatattttcttttatggcaAACCACAAAGTTTACAACCAGATCTCAATTTTCAGCACTCTCAGACCCAACCCTGAAGCCTGTTCCTGGTCTGGGGAAGATGCAGCAGCCCCAAAGCCAGGAAGGGGACCCCAACCCCTCATCCTCAACACCAGCCACTGCAGGGCCTTGTCTCAGTGTCAGATCTGGAGCCACGGATAAAAATAaccctgctctgtgcttcccTTTCTTGCTGCCTTGGGATGCATCACTCGTGAGCCGTGATTGCTCCTGCTGTCTCCTGCACCCCTTGCACCAGCAGCAGGTCACAGCAGCCCCACCCAGAGCCCCTCAAAGCCCCCCACAACCCCCTAACCCATCActgtggcagagctgtgcagtgtTTTGTCCTGCTCCAAGCACCCGCAACCACGTTGTCTTTGCAAGTTCCCCAGAGGATCAAAGCAGATTTCACTGGAAATCACCGGTGTTCCCAGAGGTTTAAGACACAGAAAGAGCCCCAGGGCCTCTCCAGGCTCCTCATCACCTTCTCCTTTACCAGCACCAGCTCAGCCTGCTGAAGAGACACAGTTTCCCTGCCTGGGGCTCGGTGGGATGCTCTGGGATGCCCACAGCCACCTCTGGGGTTCTACCTGGGCAAAGTGTCCTCTTCTGCCTATGTGGAAATCCCACAGAGGCTGACCTTTCCCATCCAATCCTGCCCATTACGACATGAGCATGGCAGGTTTTGGTTTATGGAAGCTTTTATTGGCACgtgtttaaaaaaccccccGAGAGAACCCACAAAGCAgatcacagagctgctgaaggcaTTTCCAGTGTGGAATGAACCTCTGCTGTGCTCTAcagctgcagccctggtgcCTTCATCACCCCCAGGCTCACTGATGCAGCGCTGAGAGCGCCTGCCCTGCCGAGGCTCCATTCCCATCCTGCTCCATGGATGCTCAGCCTTAAGGGGCGGCGGGTGCCAACCCCACTCTGTTATTTCCACGGTCAAAGACGGAGTAAAACTGACGGATGAAGACATCACCCAAAACCCAGAGGGGTCCGGCAGGAGGGGGGATGTCCATGCCCTGGAAGCCGCTGGTGCAGAAGGCCATGCCATCACTGTATTCCTGGAAGGAGAAGTGTAAAGCTGGACACGCACCCAAGAGCACATGGAAACATGCAGCAATGGTGACTGCGGGTCCCATGGAGCGTGGAGCTCGTCACCCGCTGGGACACTGGGAattgggggtgctggtggagaTGCAGCCGTACCATGAGGGTGTAGGCCTGGGCGCTGAGCGTGTAGGGCAGCCCGTTGATGGTGAAGGTCACGTCAGGCATCACGCTGAGGCTGCTGCACTCCACAGCGTACTGCAAAACAGCCTCAGCTCAGCGCTGCTGCCCCACAGGGCATGGGGGGTCCCAGGGCTTTGCCCCCCCTCCGCTCCCCACCATCCCTCTCACCTCCCCATCCACAGGAGTGGCACCAATAGAGCTTTGCAATTCCTTTATATCCTTGGAAGGACCTGTGATGAGCGATGTGCCCGTGTCCACGATGGCCTGGCAGCCGTTGGTGCAGAAAGTCACCGTCCCACCGAGCTGGAcgctggaggaggaggaggaaagggagaaggagcaTGAAGGACTcgtcctgctcctctgccccagcccagcccttccctccctgccctggacTCACTTGTCCAGCTGGATCTGCCAGTACCCTTGCTGGGTGACCGGCACCCAGTTGAGGGTCCCTGTGAAGCGGGAAGGGTCAAAGCCACCAAAGAGCAGTTCTCCTCCCTGGGATGATTCGGGATTcctggagggaggaggaagaggagaaatgagGGATTTCCTCCCTCTTACTTCGCACATCTCATTTTGGACAGGTGGATTTATACCCACTTGCTTCCCACAAATGCTTTGGGTCATTCCCTTTATTCCTGCAGTCTGTGATGCTCAGCATGGTATCAAAACAGGGCAGATTtaggctggatataaggaagcccagagaagctgtggctgctccatccctgtcagtgttcaaggccaggttggacacaggggcttggagcaacctgctctagtggaaggtgtccctgcccggggcagggggttggaactggatgagctttaaggtcccttccaacgaAAACCATGCCATGATTCCACAATGAAAAAGCCCTTTACTATCTCAgtaaagattttcattttagcaGCCCCTCCTGCTCCCTAAAAACTACTCCTGAGTCTCAGCCACATCCCGGAGCAAAGCCACATCCGTACGTGCTCAAGTAGACAGAGAACATGGGCAGCTCCACCAGATTTTGTGCCATCATGTTGTCGAAGACGGGGGTGACACCTCCCACGGCCAGCGAGGGATAGGCCAGCCCCAGGATCCCATCGAACGCAGCATCCACAAAGGTTTTTCCTGGCTCACTGACGCTCTCTGCAAACTGCTGGTTGCTCACGGTGAGGCCCTCGACCTGCAGGGAGGAGGGTCAATGGTGATGCTGAGTCTATAGGCAAGCCCCAGGGATGTTGTCCAGAGCAGGAGGAACCAAAGGTGACTCACGACTACTTGGTCGGATCCAATGACCCCCGTCAAGCTGCCAGTCCCGTACTGGATGGAGAAGGGGGTTCCCACCACCTGGTACGTGCTGGATTGTGATGGCTGGAACTTGGCGTGCTCagctggggaagggacaggagCCATCAGCAGGAATGCCATCTATCTGCACAGCCACGGTGCCAGGAGCCCTCACCATGGCCAGCGGCAGGGACCAGATGTGGAGCAGAGTTTTCTCCCTCCAGAGTGTAAAGGGAGTCACAGTTGCAAGCGTTGGACCAAGGGTCTACTTAGATACAGTTCAGAGTTTGGGGGCATTTCATAGGGTATGAGGATGGACCAGGGCTGGGCTAAACCTGAacccggcagtgttcaaggccaggttggacacaggggcttggagcaacctgctctagtggaaggtgtcccttgcccatggcagggggttggaactggaggagctttaaggtcccttcaaccctAACGTTTCTACGGCTCTATGATGCTGTGATCAGCACCGCTGTTCCTGTTTTGCAGACAGAAGCAACCCCACTGGCTCTGCTGTATCCAGCCCCTCTGGGGCTCTGTTGAAGCACCCGAGGAGCTCTGGGGCTGGCTCATCGCTGACAGCCCCAACAGGCCCAGGGCAGCCAGCCCGGAGCCGTGCCACGCTCTGTGCCTGCCTCATCCCTGCCACCGGCCCCTTGCTCACAAGCTGCATTATGTGCTATCATCTTTGCCTGTTTGTTTAAAGGCTTTCCCAGCAGAATGGCCCAACGAGCATGTCCCATATCTCCAGGCTGATGGTGCTGGGTCCCGGTGCTGTGATTTGCCGCCTGCGCCTGAGCAAACAACCCCGGGTCTGTGTTATCTGTGTGTGCCTTGGAGAGCTCAGCTGGGTGGGGAGGTCCCCCAAgatctctgtgtgctgctgacCCCATGGCCTCACTGGGGCCACCCTGGGGGTCACCCCACTGCTGGCTGGGCAGGGAGCCCCTACTCACCACAGGCTTTGCTGACGCAGTAGACAGAAGGCACCCAGAGGTTGGAGGAGCCCGTGTCAAACACCACTGTGAAGTTCTGGGGAGGTGTCCCAATGGAGATCTGCCCAAAATACTCCATCTAGCACAGGGTGGAACAGAAACCACCATTAGCCATTGACACACCAGGAAACACTGGCAAAGGGGAGCCTGTGCTGGGGTGTCTGGAGAGGACTGATGGGTTCAGTGTGGGGGATGGCTGGCACCAGGGCAGCACTTGATCTGTCACAGCCACATGGTGCCACGTGAAATAGAGGCAAACATTTAAGGAACAACAAGGCAGGATGGTTGGTGCAGGGGCCGTCACCTTCCTGCTGGGCTCCCAAGGGAACCCTTGCCACCAGGATGCAGACAGTGGCAGGGGCTTTGGGGACAGGACCTTCATGCTGCTGGGGAGTGGGGTGGACCTGAGGTGGTCCTTTGTGATGGGGTCTTCTCTGATGCGTGTGATACGTGTTAGCCTTGGAGGAACTCTCTGCTTGTTGTGTGCCTGAGAGCACTGCAGGCTCGGGGGGTGCAGCAGGCAGCGCTTGCCATGAATGTGCTCTCTTGTCCCTCGTCATCGTCACATTCCCAGGCACAAAGGCGCAGGCAGGAGCGGGCGGGCAGTGAGCCCTGGCATGCTGGGACACTGGCTGCAGTGTGCTCTGTGAGCAGGAGGGAGCTCTGGGGTAAGCCTTCGGGCATTGGGGACCACTCATGCTAACTAACACTCTTTTGGGGCTCAGCACCCCCCAGCCCTCGGTGCTTACGTCCAGGTAGTTGATGAGGGGCTCGTTGGTGTCCATGGAGGCGGAGCAGTCCTCGCTGTACTGCACCATGTCCAGCCTGTGGGCTTTCCAGAAGTGGGAGAGCTGCCCACGATCCCGCAGCAGCTTCCGCAGGGAGCGGTGCCGCCTCAGTGTCACCCTGCAGGAGCAATGGTCCTGGTCACCCACCCCAGTCCCTGTGTCCACCCTGAGGGTCCCAGCACCACCGGGATGCAAGTCCAGCATCCACCACCATGATGCTTTCTAACAGAGCGAGATGGAGGGACTTGATCTGCTTTAGGAGACAGCAGATCGAGGGCAAAGCTGACAGGAGAGCTCGCACACCCAGTGCTGGCATGCTCGCAGCCATAGCATGGCCAGGAGCTCAATGCGACtgatggaaaggaccttcaggtTGGGAGAGGGGACGAGGGCCAAGGGGAATTCACGCTGGTGTTTTCTGCCCTGTCTGCTTGCACAGACCTCAGCCTACAGACCTTGCCACAGCCCACTGCTGCTGATGGCTCTGCTCAGGGGGATGGAGACAGCCACGGAGCTGCTGGACTgatgggagcagagcagcaaagcaccGCGTGGTCCCCGCACCGCGGTGCAGCCGCAGGGTGTCCGTGCTGCAGGAGCTCACCCATCACAGCCACACAAAGCCCCTACAAGAACTCAGGGAGCACCCTGGGGACCCCCCTTACCTTTTCAAGCTGGTGGccagggagaggcagagcatggcgaggaggaggaggtgcttCATCTCAGCAGCTTGGCAGCAGCACCGGGCTCTGCGGCAGCGCCGCGGCGTTGTTCTTATACCAACATCACACCCTCACCTCAGTGCGCGGCGATAACGCCCCTCTCAGTGTCAACACAGGcctttggcagcagaaatgAATCACTGGCCACGGCCCAGGCGAGGCAGAGCGGGCACACCGGGGTCAAGTTTGCTTTTGTGGGCGaggggctggtggtggtggagcAGAACAGCATGTGGGGACATGTGGGATGGGGCTGCGTGGAACAGGATGGGGTCTCCATCCCGGCACCAGCCCCTCACTCTTCGGCAGTCACTCAGCCCAGCTGAGCCGGTGGAACCTCCCAGATGCTTTTGGGGAGTGTTTCCCCTTTCCTTTGCCCTGCCCGTGGCCATGGGGGGGTCCCACACCCCAGcatggaatcacagagtggtttgggttgaaggggccttaaagctcatccggttctgaccccttgccatgggcagggacaccttccactagagcaggttgctccaagcccctgtgtccaacctggccttgtgTTTGCATAGGGGCATTTAAGTTGGGTCCCAGTGAAGCCAATTGGAGTGGCTGGAATTGtcttgtgctgctcttcaggtgctCCCTGCTGACCTGCGATCCCACTCCAGGttcctgcaggaaaagggaTGTCTTCGTAGCATGGTGCAGCTGCTGAACAACCTTTAAAAGGCAAAGCCTGGTTTGTGCTGAACTGCTCAGGAATCTGCTCCTTCCGCTGTCCAACAGCAGCTTGTGCCAGCAAAGCACCATCAGGAAGAGGCAGCTTTGCACGAGCGACAGTTACACGTTGCTTTAAGCCACTAATGGTGGCTCATTTCTGTTTAACACAGGATGGCTGCCTCATGGAGCCTCCGTGAATGCAGATGAACACATAAAGCCTCCAGATAGAAGGGGAAGGGAGTTGCGGAGGGAGGCGAGGATGTTCTTGCTCTCTCCAACCCGTCCTGGAGGCTCGTGGTGATGCTGTGTGGTCCCTGTGgttgttttccatgtttatgGCACTGGAATAACTGGTGTGGGTGCCACAAAGGGACGTGTTTTACCCAGGGACCACCGTTCATGTGCAACTTAGCCCTGTGCCAATCCACTTCCCATTTCTCCTGGTTAGTCTATTTTATCTGATTAAAGGCACAGGTACGGGGGATGCTGACGGCAGATCCAAGTCTAATCCAAATTCCCTGCATACCCCCAGGATTATTTTGCTGAGTAGCTTTTAAAAGCTatcatctctttcctttttaagatgCAGTTGAATGTACCAGCCTCCCTTCTTGTCCTCATCATATATTCACAGAAGGGATTGAAAACCAAACCCTTCCTAAAACAAAAGCCATTGCAAGTGCCAAGATCAGCTGAAAGCAGCAAGTTGATTGTCACAGACATGGTTTATAAGCCAAAAATCCTGTAAGCAAATCCAGCCTGAAGGGTCGTTTGGCTTCTGAGATAAATATGAGTGGGCGCTGTAGGACAGACAAGCCGAGTACTTGAAGCAAAACAGTTTATTTAGTGGAAAAGAGCCCAAATTGGATCATCGTAATCTGCAGACTCGGGACAGTTGATTCAGCATTAAATtatgaagatgaaagaaagaggcaaaaagaagTTTAGAATAAGCAAATCTATTTTAACTTGGATTTAGctcttttaaaagtcattttaaACCCCAAACTCTTAAAGGCAAATCTGTAAATAGTCCTGTGGTGCTTCCAGGCAGCAGCTGTCCTAAAGTGTATTTAAGGGGATGTCAtaaaggggagattgagatgagctctgaggcagaagctcttccctgtgagggtgctgaggcgctggcacagggtgcccagagaagctgtggctgccccatccctggcagtgttcaaggccaggttggacacaggggcttggagcaacctgctctagtggaaggtgtccctgcccgtggcagggggttggagctggatgagctttaaggtcccttcaacacaaaccattccatgattctatgattctgtgttacCCGTCCAGCTTTACACACTTGCCCTCGGACACGTTAGAAACAGGTTATGCACCGTGTGTGGGAAACATGCCTCTCACCCATTCAGTGCGTGGTGCTTTACTCATTTTAAGAATGCTCCTTTCAGGTTCTAACTACGTtatctctgttctttttttacatttcctttagTTTAGCCACTTCCACGATTAGCTCTGAGTGACTCAAATCACGCCCAAGCAGCACTTTCTGACAAGCCTTTCTCCTCTGTTTGTCAAATGCTAATCTGTTTATCCAGCACTGAAAGAGCGAGACCCTGCAACAGCAAACCCTCGCTTTTCAACACGAACTACAAACAAGCTTCACTTCAACAGTTACCTGTGGCACAGAAGCTGTGGGTGAAGCAGGAGGGACTGGGATGGAGCTGATGGATGGCACAGTCCCCGTGGGCCCAGCGGATGAGAGACAGAGACTGAGCCATGGTGGGGACCCATCAGGGGACCCCAACTGGAGATGCAGCTCCTGGGGGTGAACACACTGTGAGGGGTGCATTGTGCTTCTCTCCTTGCCTTTGGGAAGTGCAGGGGGATTCACTCAGGTGCTAGGATGTTATCTGAGTGCTGCAGCAGCGTGGTGGTGATGGAGGTGTTTAAACAACAGCACTGTCCCCATGAGTCAGGAACCCCTCAGGTAGGGGGGTCCCTTGCTCCTTGGCCCTCTCCTGCCAAGGGAAGAAGTGCAAGAGAGGCCA
Proteins encoded in this region:
- the CTSE gene encoding cathepsin E — translated: MKHLLLLAMLCLSLATSLKRVTLRRHRSLRKLLRDRGQLSHFWKAHRLDMVQYSEDCSASMDTNEPLINYLDMEYFGQISIGTPPQNFTVVFDTGSSNLWVPSVYCVSKACAEHAKFQPSQSSTYQVVGTPFSIQYGTGSLTGVIGSDQVVVEGLTVSNQQFAESVSEPGKTFVDAAFDGILGLAYPSLAVGGVTPVFDNMMAQNLVELPMFSVYLSTNPESSQGGELLFGGFDPSRFTGTLNWVPVTQQGYWQIQLDNVQLGGTVTFCTNGCQAIVDTGTSLITGPSKDIKELQSSIGATPVDGEYAVECSSLSVMPDVTFTINGLPYTLSAQAYTLMEYSDGMAFCTSGFQGMDIPPPAGPLWVLGDVFIRQFYSVFDRGNNRVGLAPAAP
- the RAB7B gene encoding ras-related protein Rab-7b, whose product is MPRQGLSMDASKKVDLKIIIIGALGVGKTSLLHQYVHKMFYEDYRTTLGASILTKVLEVDNTSLKLQIWDTGGQERFRSMVSTFYKGSDGCMLAFDVTDRESFESLDNWRDDFLEKVIPREQDFPMVVLGNKIDLCDRQVPKEMASAWCKEKDIPYFEVSAKNNINVAEAFETLAKQALATYKGIFESYLTDSIKLTPSDKPKKSCC